CCTTTTGTAATTAAGTCGTCAAAGACTCTCATCCAATCGGCTTTGTTTTCTTTGCCGAAGAAAGGGCAGAATACCGAAGATATCTTTTTTGCCTTCTAAATCAATACCGAGGACAACATAGCAAGTAGCTTGTTTAGCTTTTGAGTTATCTTTAATTTCGCTTTTGAATAACCGTCAATGATGAGAGCAAAAGTACTTTCAGGAAGTTCTCTTTGTTTAAAGAGTTGAAGCTCGTTTTTTAGATCGTTTTTGATTTTTTCGATTTCGTCTTCAGAATAAGGCAAATTCATGCTTTTAAGAGTTTGGACAAGAGAACGCTCAAGAGTAACCATTGAGGTACTTGCGACATAAGCAGGGAAGTAGATAAGCTATCAACTCTTTTGTAGCGGAAAGAAGAGAATAGAAGGTCGGAAATTCTAAGGGCGTGTGCGAGGGACAGAGATTTCAAGACGTTAGGCAGGTGTTGCAAGTTTTCTTTCATAGAAGCCATTGCCTTTGTCGTTTTCGTTTTTAGCAAGGTAAACAGTTCTTTCTGATAACATAAAGCAATCGAGCAAGTTTTACTTTTAGCTGTTTTAGAGCTGGGCGAGTAGGATCATCACAGGAAGCAATACATATTTAGCACTTGTTCGATAGCCATATTTTTAGCGGTCTCAAAAATTTCATTTTTCTCCATAATCGTGAACCCCCTTTGGTGATTATTTCAATACTAATTATACAGTGGACACAATTTTATTTTAACTCCCTAAAATTTTGAATGATTACTTACCAAGAAGGATGGCTTATCTTAAATACACAAAATTATTTACACACCCTCTTGAGAATGTGAGGCTCAAGGGATTTAGAAATTATAAAAGGTATATTGATTGGATACTAATTACTTTTTTGTTTGAGCAACTTCTTAGAAAGTTAGAAGGCAAGAAGTTTTCTTTTTCTTATGAATGGAATCAATAATTTGTGTTTATTTTATGTATTGTTGGTAATATTTTTTATTCAACAACCTAATTTAATTGAAAAAAACATATCAACTAAGTCTATTCCATACTAAAAAATGAATTTTTAAATATTTACATTTGCTATCTTATTAGTTTGTAAGACATACCAGTATCCTTTTTTTGAACCTCTCGAAATTCCTAAACCCGTTATGCTTTTCTCTTTAACACCTTTATTCTGTTGTTAAATTCAAAATATTTACATATCGCTTGAAAGCCAGTCGCAGAAATGGTAAAAGATAATAAAATATAACTCTGAATTTTGTGAAAAGTACACATTGATTTTTTTCTTTTTTTTATTATAAAGACAAATAAATTACCAAAGAGGTAATATTATTCCATTAAAACTTTTGTATACTAAAATAATATATTTCCGTTTTGTATAACTATTTATATTTCTGCTGAAATTATTAAGAAACATAAGAGTACAACATTAGCAAATTGAAAATGCAATACTTAAGAGCCTAAAATCAAACATGGTATTTTGTGTGGATGGAGGGGATAGACTATAAAAAGAAACATTGCGCTATCTTTAATGCTTATCTGTTTTGTTCTGATAAACTGTTTCAATTGCGTAAAAGTTGAAGCAGCTTACAATAGCTTTGGGGCTGCTTCATATGCAGATATTTGGGCACTAAGCAGAAATTCAAACTACCCTAGTTTTGACGCAGATTGCACAAATTTTGCATCTCAAGCAATGCATGAGGGAGGAACTTTGCCATTTGATAAACAAAATGGTTGGTATTGCGAGAAAGTTCTTTGGTGGTGGAATTGGGGAACAGCTTGGAGTGTAGCTGATGATTTGTACAGATATCTATCAAACTCAGCCAGGGGAACGATTTTAGGTAGATGGAAATATGAGGGGCAAATAGGCTTTAATGATTATAATGATGTACTTCAACCTGGTGATATTCTATTTTATGATTGGAATTCAGATGGAAGATTTGACCATGCTGGTGTTTCTGTAGGTTTAGGGTACGATTCTACTTATGGGAGAACTGGCAATGTTCAAGATCAACACACTTATGATAGATTTCATGCAATTTGGCATTTAAAACCATACAATGTCAGAGCTACTACTACAACAATAGTAGCAATTCGTCCAAAATGAGATGAGAGAGGTGTTGAGAATGAAGGATAGGAAAATTTTCTCTTTAATTATTTCTTTAATATCAATACTAATTTTGTGCAGCGCATTAATTATTGCTATTAATGTAAAAAGTAGTCAACAATTAGATAATGAACAGGAAATAAAGAAAACAGTAATAGGGGCTTTAAAATTAGCACATGGAATGCTTGACTATCCTGCAGAATATACAAAATCACCTGACATTCAGATTCCTCAAGAAGTTGTAAATAGAAAATTAAAGGAAATTACTCAAGCATGTGAAAAGTATTATAGTAATAAATACGGCTGGATGGCCAATAGATTGGAAATTTATAAGAATGCTGTACTTTTTGATGCATATCCCTCTTCATTTAAACCTGTTGAACATAAAATGACTGATATAAAATTTTTAGAAATAAAAATCAATGGAGACAAAGCAACAGTTGTTGTAGACGTATTTGGTGAATATAAATCTGTAGGTTTGGCTTTAGATACTGATACAATTCCGCCTTCTGAATTAAATGAAATAACCAATGCTAAAGGTTATAAAATGTCAGCTGAAGAACAGAAAAGGTTTATCGAAAAAGCTGAAAAGTTACCTAAGAAAGTACGTGAATATAAAGTAAAATTTGGTGAAAGGTATGGTTTCAACTTAGAAAAAGAAAATGGAGAGTGGAAAATAACTTCAGAAACATTCAATTTTCTCCCTGGGTATGAACCATAAAAATTACAAAAATATAATATCAATTCATAAAATTGAGAGAGGCTATCTAAAACCAAATGGATAGCCTCTTTTAGTTTATCTTTTTAAAAAATCATTTTGAAACACTGGTATAGAATTGTCCCTATATTTTTGCTAAAATAATTGTTGTTTTAATCTTTATGGGGGAAGAGCTAAAGATGTACATAAAATGGCTTGAAATCTATGGTTTTAAATCTTTTTGTGAAAAGACAAGGATAGAGTTTGAAAAAGGCATTACTGCAATAGTTGGACCAAACGGTTGTGGCAAGAGCAATATCACAGACGCAATTAGATGGGCTTTAGGTGAGCAGAGCCTTAAACTTTTGCGTGCAGCAAAACAAGAAGACCTTATTTTTGCCGGCACAGAGAAGAGAAAATCTCAGGGTTTTGCTGAGGTTTCTATATGTTTTGACAACTCAAGCGGGGTTCTTCCCATCGATTATCAAGAAGTGGTGATAACAAGAAGGCTTTTTAGAAGTGGTGAGAGTGAGTTTTTTATAAATAAAATTCCTTGCAGATTGAAAGATGTATATGAACTTTTTCTTGACTCTGGACTTGGAAAAGACGGATATTCTATTATATCCCAAGGTAGAGTTGATGAGATAATAAATGCAAGGCCTGTTGAGAGGTATAGGATTTTTGAAGAAGCGTGTGGGATTACAAAGTATAAGTACAGAAAAGAAGAAACAGAGAGAAAGCTTAAAGCAACAGAGGAGAACATTCAAAGACTTCAGGATGTAATTTTTGAACTTAGCACACAGCTGGAGGAAATTAAGACAGATGTAGAAAAAGCCAAGACATATCTACAAATAAATCAAAAACTCCAAAGTTTGAAAAAAGAAAAGTATGTTTATGAGTATAACTTGACAGGCAGAAGATATCATGATTTTCTCACAAAGGAGAAGCAATTAAATGAGGAACTCGAAAAGCTAATACAATTGAGAAGAGAACTTGAAGAAAGTATAAATCAGAACAAATTACAAATGGACCTGCTGACCCAGGAGGTAGAGAAAACAAGACTATCTTATGATGAATTAAAAAGTGAACTTACAGAGGCTACTACTCGCCTAAAGTTTTTAAAAAAGCAGCTTGAAAGCGAACAGCAACTTAAGGACCATTTGTCAAGGCAGATTTTACAGCTTGAGGAGCAAAAAGAGGATTTAAAAAAGAGCATAGAAGAAGTGCAAAAGAGTCTTTCTGAAAAAGAAGAAGAGCATAGAAACGTTTTAGAGGTTTATGCAAAGTTACAAAAACAAATTACAGCTTTAAAAGAAAGCATTACAAAAATAGAATCAGAAATCCAAAAGAAAGAAGCAGAGTTAATTGAATGCATATCCCAGATAGAAAAGTTTAACCAAAAATTAAATGGAATTTTGCATTTGTCAGGTACTTTAGAAAATAGAAAAGAGAAAATAATTGAGCAGACAAATGCTATTTTAAATGAACTTGAAAAACTGACCGTTGCACAAGATACAAAAAAATCAAAACTTAAAGAATTAGATAATGATAAGAAAAAGCTTGTTATTTTACTTGAAGATTTAAACCAGCAGGTATCAGAAAAAGAGAGTCATCTTGCCAACATCAGAAGTTTAGTAGAAGATCTTTCAAAACAGCTGATAAAAAAGCAAGAAAAATTAAGTGTTTTGAAAATGATGGAAGAGAGCTATGAAGGATACAGCAAGACAATCAAGGAAATTTTCAAACGTGTAAAAAATCTTCCCATTTGTCTGTATGGGACGGTGGGAAGTTTGATATCTGTCAAAAGAGAATATCTAAAAGCTATTGAAACAGCCCTGAGCAGTTCTTTGCAATACCTTGTTGTGAAAAATGAAGATGATGCAAAAAGGATAATAGAGATAGCAAAGAATGAGAAACTTGGCAAGGTCACAATTATACCTATTGATACTGTTTCGGTTTTGAGTCAAAAAGAAGATATTAACGCAGATGGCTTTTTAGGATTTGCAGATGAGTTTATTGATATAAATGATGAATTGAGAAAGGTAGTAGAATTTTTGCTTGGTCGGACCTTAGTTTTTGATACTATCGACAGAGCTATAGAGTATCAAAGAAAGGTAGGATATAAGGCAAGGTGTGTTACACTTTCGGGAGAACTAATTTCTCCCGGTGGGGTTTTTGTTGGTGGTGAGAAGAAAGCTGATTTTTCTCTTCTGGAAAGGAAAGTAGAGAAAGAAGAGCTGGAACTTGATGTTAAAAACCTTTCATCCAAGCTTGAGGAAATGGATAAATTGATTATAAAAAATAGTGAAGTATTGTATGATCTGAAAACTGCGAAGCAAGAAGCGGAAGAAAACTTAAATGATTTATTGTTGAAAATGAATGAGCTTGAAAGAGAAATTGAGATGTATGACTACAAAATAAAACAGCTTGCCCAAAACAAAGATGCTTTAGAAAACGAAAAGAAATTGATAGGTCAGCAACTCATAACACTTGAATGCGACATAAAGTCTTCACAGGAAAACTTAGAGAATCTCAAAAAATCAAAAGAGGGATTGGAAAAAAAGATTTCAAATCTTAAAACTACTTTGAGCAAACTAAAAAAAGATTATAATTTTTTGGATGGTAAGTTCACAAAAGCGATAGAAGAAAAGAATAAGATTGAAGCAGAGATTTCTATATTAAAACACAAGCTTGAAAGTAAAAGTTATAACATGGCTGAGATAGAGAATCAAAAAATGTACAGGTCCAATGAGAAGGTGAAATGTGAAGAGAATATAAAAGAGATTGAGGGGCAAATTTTTCAAACTTCTGAGGAGATAGAGGAGAAAAAACAGAAAGCAGAAGAGTTTAAAAATAATTTGCAGCGGCTTGAGAAAGATTACTCTGAACTTTCTGGCCGATACAATTCTGAGCAAAAAAGGTTAAATGAAGCTTTAAATAAAATTCAGGAGATAGAAAAAAAACTTGGGCAAATTGCTCTTGAAAAGCATGATGTTGAAAACTATATGAAGAATATAAAAGAAAAATATTTTGAAACATTTAATGAAGATATCAATACTTCAAATAGAGAAGTTTTTTGGTCAAAAGAGAAGGAAGATGAGCTTGAAAGGTGCACAGCGGCGCTTTCTGAACTGGGGGAAGTAAAGTTATATTCAATCGATCAGGAGAAGAGGCTACAGGAAAGAATGCAATTTTTGCAAAAACAGATTGAAGATTTGCAAAAGACAACAGATGAGTTAAAAAGACTTATTAGTCATCTTGAAAAAAATATGAAAGAGATATTTTTAGAAAACTTTGAAAAGATAAAGAGTTTGTTTTCAGAGATATTCTTTGAGCTTTTTGGCGGAGGAAGTTGTGATTTGAAGCTCATAGGGCAGGATGGCGAGCTTGGTGTAGATATTGATGTTAAGCCTCCAGGCAAAAAGCTGCAAAATATAAATCTTCTTTCGGGTGGAGAAAAGGCTTTGGTAGCAATTGCACTTTTGTTCGCATTCTTAACATTTAAAGGTTCTCTTTTGTGCATATTAGACGAGATAGATTCCAGCTTGGATGAGGCAAATGTTCAAAGGTTTGCCCAGTATATAAAGAATTTAAATAACCAGAGCCAAATCATTATCGTTACCCATAGGAAACCCACAATGGAGATTGCCGACGTTCTATATGGTGTTACAATGGAAGAACGCGGTGTTTCAAAAGTTTTATCGCTAAACATTGAAAAAATACAGAAAGGATGATAGAAGATGGGATTTATTGATAGACTTAAAGAAGGTCTTTCAAAGACTAAAAAGAATTTTACTGAGAAGGTGGAGAGTTTATTAAAATCATTCAAGCAGATAGATGATGATCTCTTTGAAGAACTTGAAGAGGTTTTGGTACTCTCAGATGTTGGTGTTAAAACATCTCAAAAAATAATAGAAAATCTCAAAGAGAGGGTTAAAAAAGAAAGAATTCTTGATCCTCAAGTTGTAAAAGAACTTTTAAAAGAGGAGATGCTGAACATTATTAATCTTGAAAACAAATTAAGTGAAAAGTATCCCCTCATAATTCTGATGGTTGGCGTAAACGGTGTGGGTAAGACAACATCCATAGGTAAAATTGCAAATCTTTTAAAA
The sequence above is drawn from the Caldicellulosiruptor bescii DSM 6725 genome and encodes:
- a CDS encoding amidase domain-containing protein, yielding MLICFVLINCFNCVKVEAAYNSFGAASYADIWALSRNSNYPSFDADCTNFASQAMHEGGTLPFDKQNGWYCEKVLWWWNWGTAWSVADDLYRYLSNSARGTILGRWKYEGQIGFNDYNDVLQPGDILFYDWNSDGRFDHAGVSVGLGYDSTYGRTGNVQDQHTYDRFHAIWHLKPYNVRATTTTIVAIRPK
- the smc gene encoding chromosome segregation protein SMC; the encoded protein is MYIKWLEIYGFKSFCEKTRIEFEKGITAIVGPNGCGKSNITDAIRWALGEQSLKLLRAAKQEDLIFAGTEKRKSQGFAEVSICFDNSSGVLPIDYQEVVITRRLFRSGESEFFINKIPCRLKDVYELFLDSGLGKDGYSIISQGRVDEIINARPVERYRIFEEACGITKYKYRKEETERKLKATEENIQRLQDVIFELSTQLEEIKTDVEKAKTYLQINQKLQSLKKEKYVYEYNLTGRRYHDFLTKEKQLNEELEKLIQLRRELEESINQNKLQMDLLTQEVEKTRLSYDELKSELTEATTRLKFLKKQLESEQQLKDHLSRQILQLEEQKEDLKKSIEEVQKSLSEKEEEHRNVLEVYAKLQKQITALKESITKIESEIQKKEAELIECISQIEKFNQKLNGILHLSGTLENRKEKIIEQTNAILNELEKLTVAQDTKKSKLKELDNDKKKLVILLEDLNQQVSEKESHLANIRSLVEDLSKQLIKKQEKLSVLKMMEESYEGYSKTIKEIFKRVKNLPICLYGTVGSLISVKREYLKAIETALSSSLQYLVVKNEDDAKRIIEIAKNEKLGKVTIIPIDTVSVLSQKEDINADGFLGFADEFIDINDELRKVVEFLLGRTLVFDTIDRAIEYQRKVGYKARCVTLSGELISPGGVFVGGEKKADFSLLERKVEKEELELDVKNLSSKLEEMDKLIIKNSEVLYDLKTAKQEAEENLNDLLLKMNELEREIEMYDYKIKQLAQNKDALENEKKLIGQQLITLECDIKSSQENLENLKKSKEGLEKKISNLKTTLSKLKKDYNFLDGKFTKAIEEKNKIEAEISILKHKLESKSYNMAEIENQKMYRSNEKVKCEENIKEIEGQIFQTSEEIEEKKQKAEEFKNNLQRLEKDYSELSGRYNSEQKRLNEALNKIQEIEKKLGQIALEKHDVENYMKNIKEKYFETFNEDINTSNREVFWSKEKEDELERCTAALSELGEVKLYSIDQEKRLQERMQFLQKQIEDLQKTTDELKRLISHLEKNMKEIFLENFEKIKSLFSEIFFELFGGGSCDLKLIGQDGELGVDIDVKPPGKKLQNINLLSGGEKALVAIALLFAFLTFKGSLLCILDEIDSSLDEANVQRFAQYIKNLNNQSQIIIVTHRKPTMEIADVLYGVTMEERGVSKVLSLNIEKIQKG